DNA from Bradyrhizobium diazoefficiens USDA 110:
GGGCGAGGGGCTTTGCTGCGTGGTTGGCCATCAGCGGTTGCGATATTCGATCATCGCCGCCTTGCGGAGCTCGTCGAGATAGGCCTTCTGGGTCTTCTCGTACTTCTCCTGATACATCTTCTCGCGGACCTCGCGCTTCTTCGGCGTGTCGATCATGGTCGGCTTGCGCGAGCAGAGCACCACCATCTCGATGCCCGCCTTGGTCACCTCCGGCGCGGTCAGATGGCCGATCGGCGTGTCGTCGAGCACCTTGCGCAGCGCCTCGGGCAGCTCCGCGGTCGTCTTGGTGACGCTCTCGCGGATGGTGGCGTTCGGCGTCGAGCGGAACAGCGAATTGGCCTCCTCGCAGCTCGCAACGCGCGAGCGATATTGTTCGGCTTCCTTCATCCGCGTTTCCTGAAAGGCCGGAGACGAGCCGCGCGGCACGATCAGCACGATCGGCTGCATCTTGTATTCGGTGCCCTCGATCTGCAGCTTGTCGCCGGCCTGGGCCTGCACCGCCTGCGCGACGTCGCGCTCGCCGACCATCAGCTTCTCCTTGAAGCGGCCGCGCACGAGGCTGGTCCAGACCATCTCGGACTTCATGCGGGCCTTCAACGTCTCCGGGCGGACGCCCTTGACCTCGAGCGACTTGGTCAGCTGATCCGTCGTGATGCGCATGCGCTGCGCCATGCCCTCGAAGGACTGGTTGATGTCGGAGACGCCGGGATCGACGCCGTACTTCTTGCCTTCCTTCAGCTTCACCCTGTCGTCGATCAGCTCGTTGATGACCTCCTGCCGGCTCGGGGTCTTCTGCGTCGTCAGCAGGTCGAGCTTGGAGCGCTGGTCGATGTCGAAATCGGTGATCGGATCGCCGTTGACCATGACGACGATGTTCTGCGCGCGCGACGGCGTGCCGGCCAGAAACAGGGCGGCGAGGACGAGGAGGAGGCGGAACAGAGGCAAGGCAGTCGTCATGGATCTCGCTCGCATGTCAGCCGCGGTGAACCTGCGATTGGGGCAACGTGGTCGGCACTTCAAACCGTTTACTGGAGGCCGCCGGTACTGCTGGTCGTCGACGAGGTCGCCAGCGTACGCAGCCCGAACGTGAACATGTACGCATGGCTCAGCACTGGCGGCGTAGTGCCCGCCGAATAGCTATACGAAGTTACATAGTTCGCCGCCAGCACGAAGCAATCGTCGACATAGCCGGCGCCGAGCACATACTGGTTGATCTTGTTGGCCTCGAGGTCCCAGCGCGCCGAGCCCGACACCACCCAGTTGGTCGCGACCTTGAGCGAGCCCGAGGTCAGGATGCCCTCGCGGCGCGTCAGATAGCCGAGTTCCGGCTGTGCCGCGTAGTTGCCGTACATCACGCTGATCGACCAGCGATCGAAGTTGGCGCGGCCTTCCGCCTCGAAACGCTGGACGTTCCAGGTCTGCTCGTCCATGCGGGAGCGGACGCTGAACGTGTAGGTGCGGTTGGGCGAGTAGGCGATGCTCGCCACGTAGTCGGAGCGAGGCTTGTCGAGACCGGAATCCACGCCCGTGTTGATGGAGTCCTGGACCGCGTAGGAGTTCATGCCGAACAGCTGGTAGGACTGGCCGAACAGCGTCTTGACGGCGCCGCCCCTGTCGAACTGCGTGGTGGCCTGCACGCCGACATTGGCGCGGCCGCCGCCCTCGACGCGGTCGTAACCGGAGAACTTGTCGACGCTGAACAGGTTCGATGTGTCGAACACCATACTCTGCGCGTCCTCGTTCGGCAGCTTGCCGGCATAGGTCTCGTTCGGGCGGATGATGATCTGCGCGATCGGCTCGATGGTGGTCGAGCCCCAGGGCTGAACGTTGATGAAGGGATAGCGGTATTCGAGGCCGACGGTCGGCATCAGGCGGATCGCCTGGGTGTCGCCGACCGGCAGGTAGTTCGACACGCCCGGCTGGTTCGAGACCGAGGAGTTGATCGCATCGGCACGGAGGCTGGCGAACGGCGTCCAGATCTGGCCGAGCGGGTCGGTGAAGGATTTGCGCCACTGCGCTTCCGCCGTCAGGCGGGTATAGGTGCCGGGGAAGCCGCGCAGCAGGCACTGCGACGGCGTGCGCGCGAGCGGATCGGCCGACGCCGTCGTGCACAGGCTGTTGGTGTTGGCGAGCGTCGTGATCGGATCGAACACGGCGGTGTCACGCGACAGGTTCACGAAGTTGGTCTTGTAGCTGAACTCGCCGCCGAACACCGGATAGTTGAGCACGTTCGAGTAGTCGATCACGGGGTAGACGATCGGCACCTGGTTCTGGTTGCCCGAGAAGCTCAGCCAGTACATCGTGCGCGCGTCGAAGAAGCTGCGATTGCCGACGCCGGTCAGATAAAGCTGCGAGATCGCATCGGTCGGCAGGTTCAGGAACGATCCGAGCGGGTCCCTGTAGGCGGCGAGGCGATAGTCCGAGAAGAAATAGTAGTCGGACATCAGGACACCGTCCCAACCCCAGACCCATTTGTCGTTCAGCGCGAACTGACCCTTGGTGTCGATAGCGCCGCGGAACTGGCGGTCTCCGGGCTGCCCGGCAAAGGCTCCGGGATCGAGCTGGTAGATGCCGTAGGCGCGGATCTGATAG
Protein-coding regions in this window:
- a CDS encoding SurA N-terminal domain-containing protein produces the protein MTTALPLFRLLLVLAALFLAGTPSRAQNIVVMVNGDPITDFDIDQRSKLDLLTTQKTPSRQEVINELIDDRVKLKEGKKYGVDPGVSDINQSFEGMAQRMRITTDQLTKSLEVKGVRPETLKARMKSEMVWTSLVRGRFKEKLMVGERDVAQAVQAQAGDKLQIEGTEYKMQPIVLIVPRGSSPAFQETRMKEAEQYRSRVASCEEANSLFRSTPNATIRESVTKTTAELPEALRKVLDDTPIGHLTAPEVTKAGIEMVVLCSRKPTMIDTPKKREVREKMYQEKYEKTQKAYLDELRKAAMIEYRNR
- a CDS encoding LPS-assembly protein LptD; translated protein: MTAVHRGPVSRLTRRTVMRANGRGLSVRRLLLAVIAAVSLGGLIDIATVAPASAQFTYNPLPPRPKPPKAANDNQMLVQATEVDYDYNNSRVSAVGNVQLFYNGTSVEADKVIYDQKTKRLHAEGNIRMTDADGKITYAEIMDLSDDYRDGFVDSLRVDTADQTRMAATRADRSSGNYTVFDNGVYTACAPCKDDPKKPPLWQVKGARIIHDQQEKMLYFETAQLEFFGVPIAYMPYFSTPDPTVKRKSGFLMPGYFPGTTNTGFGAEVPYYWAIAPDMDATFTPRFMSRQGALLQGEFRQRLIDGAYQIRAYGIYQLDPGAFAGQPGDRQFRGAIDTKGQFALNDKWVWGWDGVLMSDYYFFSDYRLAAYRDPLGSFLNLPTDAISQLYLTGVGNRSFFDARTMYWLSFSGNQNQVPIVYPVIDYSNVLNYPVFGGEFSYKTNFVNLSRDTAVFDPITTLANTNSLCTTASADPLARTPSQCLLRGFPGTYTRLTAEAQWRKSFTDPLGQIWTPFASLRADAINSSVSNQPGVSNYLPVGDTQAIRLMPTVGLEYRYPFINVQPWGSTTIEPIAQIIIRPNETYAGKLPNEDAQSMVFDTSNLFSVDKFSGYDRVEGGGRANVGVQATTQFDRGGAVKTLFGQSYQLFGMNSYAVQDSINTGVDSGLDKPRSDYVASIAYSPNRTYTFSVRSRMDEQTWNVQRFEAEGRANFDRWSISVMYGNYAAQPELGYLTRREGILTSGSLKVATNWVVSGSARWDLEANKINQYVLGAGYVDDCFVLAANYVTSYSYSAGTTPPVLSHAYMFTFGLRTLATSSTTSSTGGLQ